From the Pseudomonas baltica genome, one window contains:
- a CDS encoding FUSC family protein: protein MASLPPSRQWPLALACMPGLIAIMVTGLLSGQHLSVCLLALSGAFTVGFGAFKKLTDYPLAPMLSVAVGMGAAAWFGSLLGNHFWLLCLAAALMAAICALMSAIDDALWWITLQWSIALLVAGAFPGNVQAADHRAMFILLGAAVEIATFVLCAWFLSATQGLLAHHSLRANLAELRTSVLGRFRLQRYGAYCASVVVLCLLLVHHMGLQHGYWAPMTALVVLKAHPTDTLKRGVARMVGTLGGCLLAAGLGGWGISGAGMGAVGLLCAFMAYGVQGGRYSLFTLFVTATVITTAALGGAPEWQAAVDRMTATCIGGGLAIVLLSLETWLGVHLARQRNERQAA, encoded by the coding sequence ATGGCATCCCTCCCTCCGTCTCGACAATGGCCGCTGGCACTGGCGTGCATGCCCGGTTTGATAGCGATCATGGTCACCGGCCTGTTGTCCGGCCAGCACCTGTCCGTGTGTTTGCTGGCACTCAGTGGCGCTTTTACAGTCGGCTTTGGCGCGTTCAAGAAGCTCACCGACTATCCCTTGGCGCCGATGCTGAGCGTCGCCGTGGGAATGGGCGCGGCCGCGTGGTTTGGTTCGCTGCTGGGTAACCACTTCTGGCTGTTGTGCCTGGCGGCGGCACTGATGGCAGCAATCTGTGCCCTGATGTCGGCGATCGACGACGCGCTGTGGTGGATCACCCTGCAGTGGTCGATCGCCTTGCTGGTGGCCGGCGCCTTCCCTGGCAATGTGCAGGCAGCTGATCATCGGGCGATGTTCATCCTGCTCGGCGCGGCGGTTGAAATCGCCACCTTCGTGCTCTGCGCCTGGTTTTTGTCAGCGACTCAGGGGCTGCTCGCCCATCACAGCTTGCGGGCCAATCTGGCCGAGCTGCGCACCAGCGTGCTCGGGCGTTTTCGCCTACAGCGCTATGGCGCGTATTGCGCCTCCGTGGTCGTCCTGTGCCTGTTGCTGGTCCACCACATGGGCCTGCAACACGGTTATTGGGCGCCGATGACCGCGCTGGTGGTACTCAAGGCGCACCCTACCGACACACTCAAACGCGGCGTGGCGCGAATGGTCGGCACACTAGGGGGATGCCTGCTCGCCGCCGGGCTGGGGGGTTGGGGGATCAGTGGCGCGGGCATGGGTGCCGTCGGCCTGCTCTGTGCATTCATGGCCTACGGCGTGCAGGGCGGGCGCTACAGCTTGTTCACCCTGTTCGTCACCGCCACGGTGATCACCACCGCAGCACTGGGTGGCGCGCCCGAGTGGCAGGCGGCGGTGGACCGGATGACCGCGACCTGCATCGGCGGCGGCCTGGCGATCGTATTGCTAAGCCTCGAAACCTGGCTGGGAGTGCATCTGGCACGGCAGCGAAATGAGCGCCAAGCTGCCTGA
- a CDS encoding low affinity iron permease family protein: MTFSNFSQALAIKSGSPRTFATAIVLIVVWAATGPYFHYNDTWQLIINTSTTIITFLMVFLIQNTQNRDNDILHIKIDELLRATKEAQNAVLNLDELDEKALKTIRKEYRKVGENETIEVSESETRLE, translated from the coding sequence ATGACATTCAGTAATTTTTCACAGGCCCTGGCCATCAAGTCAGGCAGCCCTCGCACTTTTGCCACCGCCATCGTGCTGATCGTGGTCTGGGCGGCCACGGGGCCGTACTTTCACTACAACGACACCTGGCAGCTGATCATCAACACCTCGACCACCATTATCACGTTCTTGATGGTGTTCCTGATTCAGAACACGCAAAACCGCGACAACGACATCTTGCACATCAAGATCGACGAATTGCTGCGAGCCACCAAGGAAGCGCAGAACGCCGTATTGAATCTGGACGAGCTGGACGAGAAGGCCCTCAAGACCATTCGCAAGGAATACCGCAAAGTCGGGGAAAACGAAACGATCGAGGTGAGCGAGTCCGAAACCCGGCTTGAATAG
- a CDS encoding RcnB family protein — protein MTVKRYFAPFALLALFSLGVPAFAATDTSVTLDRPGVGSHEIKEGDKAPDEYKRKELALGDWKKRHLAAPGENEQWVEIKDKYVLVNIPNGTIKQMIDKSAVHE, from the coding sequence ATGACCGTTAAACGATACTTCGCGCCTTTCGCCTTGCTGGCCCTGTTCAGCCTGGGCGTCCCCGCTTTTGCTGCAACCGACACTAGCGTCACCCTGGATCGGCCTGGGGTCGGCTCTCATGAGATCAAAGAGGGCGACAAGGCCCCGGATGAATACAAGCGCAAGGAGTTGGCGCTGGGCGACTGGAAGAAACGCCATCTGGCCGCGCCGGGGGAGAACGAGCAGTGGGTCGAGATCAAGGACAAATACGTGCTGGTGAATATTCCCAACGGCACCATCAAGCAGATGATCGACAAGTCGGCGGTGCACGAGTAG
- a CDS encoding alpha/beta hydrolase, producing MLAHSQQGQGSPAFVLLHFLGGSHRTWFPTLPYLDEHHYCVALNTPGFGDAAEVPGYSVSAMADQVDATIRALGLTQCIVVGHSMTGKVALVLASRRPEYLAGLILVAPSPPTPQPMSDADRDSQRAYTKTRFQAEDFVDQASAHPLPEAIREVAIADAQRVNLVAWRAWVDRGSREDWSERLGVLDCPTLLICGADDQQVPGADEQRRTTLAHLPNHRVEIIPGAGHLMPLQTPQALSRLMLDFAQEIVQAAHVD from the coding sequence ATGCTCGCCCACAGCCAACAAGGTCAAGGCTCCCCCGCCTTCGTGCTTCTGCATTTCCTCGGCGGATCGCATCGCACCTGGTTCCCCACCCTGCCCTATCTCGACGAGCACCACTACTGCGTTGCCTTGAACACCCCGGGCTTCGGCGACGCCGCCGAGGTACCGGGCTACAGTGTCAGCGCCATGGCCGACCAGGTCGACGCCACGATTCGTGCGTTGGGTCTGACTCAGTGCATTGTGGTGGGGCACTCGATGACCGGCAAAGTCGCACTGGTGCTCGCCTCGCGTCGTCCCGAGTATCTGGCCGGATTGATTCTGGTCGCGCCCTCGCCGCCTACCCCGCAGCCCATGAGCGATGCCGATCGCGACAGTCAGCGCGCCTATACCAAGACACGCTTCCAGGCTGAGGATTTTGTCGACCAGGCCAGCGCTCACCCTCTGCCGGAGGCTATCCGCGAGGTGGCCATCGCCGATGCCCAGCGGGTCAATCTGGTGGCCTGGCGCGCGTGGGTCGACCGCGGCAGCCGCGAGGACTGGAGCGAGCGCCTCGGCGTACTCGACTGCCCGACGCTGCTGATCTGTGGCGCCGATGACCAGCAGGTCCCAGGTGCGGATGAGCAGCGCCGCACGACCCTGGCGCACCTGCCCAATCATCGCGTCGAGATCATCCCCGGGGCCGGGCACTTGATGCCGTTGCAGACACCCCAGGCGTTGTCACGGCTAATGCTCGACTTTGCTCAGGAGATCGTGCAGGCCGCCCATGTGGATTGA